One Streptococcus gallolyticus subsp. gallolyticus DSM 16831 DNA window includes the following coding sequences:
- the mnmE gene encoding tRNA uridine-5-carboxymethylaminomethyl(34) synthesis GTPase MnmE, with protein MITNEFDTIAAISTPLGEGAIGIVRLSGTEALAIAQKVYRGKDLNKVASHTINYGHIVDPNTDEVLDEVMVSVMLAPKTFTCENVVEINTHGGVAVTNEILQLVLRQGARLAEPGEFTKRAFLNGRVDLTQAEAVMDIIRAKTDKAMNIAVKQLDGSLSQLINDTRQEILNTLAQVEVNIDYPEYDDVEEMTTALIREKTQEFQKLLENLLRTAKRGKILREGLSTAIIGRPNVGKSSLLNNLLREDKAIVTDIEGTTRDVIEEYVNIKGVPLKLVDTAGIRETDDVVEKIGVERSKKALEEADLVLLVLNSSEPLTDQDRALLELSKDSNRIILLNKTDLPEKIEADQLPDDVIRISVLKNQNIDVIEERINQLFFDNAGIVEKDATYLSNARHISLIEKAVQSLQAVNEGLELGMPVDLLQIDLTRCWEILGEITGDAAPDELITKLFSQFCLGK; from the coding sequence ATGATTACAAATGAATTTGATACGATTGCTGCGATTTCTACACCGCTTGGTGAGGGTGCAATCGGGATTGTAAGACTTTCTGGTACGGAAGCACTAGCTATTGCACAAAAAGTCTATCGTGGTAAAGACCTTAACAAGGTTGCTTCACATACGATTAATTACGGTCACATTGTTGACCCTAATACTGATGAAGTGCTTGATGAGGTTATGGTGTCTGTGATGCTTGCGCCAAAAACCTTTACCTGCGAGAATGTCGTGGAGATTAATACGCACGGTGGTGTTGCCGTGACAAATGAAATTTTGCAACTTGTCTTGCGCCAAGGGGCTCGTCTTGCTGAACCTGGTGAATTTACCAAACGTGCTTTCTTGAATGGTCGTGTTGACTTGACACAAGCGGAAGCCGTTATGGATATTATCCGTGCGAAAACAGACAAAGCCATGAATATTGCGGTAAAACAACTTGATGGGTCATTGTCACAATTAATCAATGACACGCGCCAAGAAATTCTAAATACCTTAGCTCAAGTCGAGGTCAATATCGACTACCCTGAATATGATGACGTGGAAGAAATGACGACGGCTTTGATTCGCGAAAAAACACAAGAATTCCAAAAACTTTTGGAAAATCTATTACGTACTGCAAAACGTGGCAAAATTCTGCGCGAAGGCTTATCTACTGCTATCATCGGTCGTCCAAATGTTGGTAAATCAAGTTTGCTTAACAATCTGTTACGCGAAGATAAGGCTATCGTTACTGACATTGAGGGAACAACCCGTGATGTGATTGAAGAATATGTCAATATCAAAGGTGTGCCTTTGAAACTGGTTGATACAGCTGGTATCCGCGAAACAGATGATGTGGTTGAAAAAATCGGTGTGGAACGTTCGAAAAAAGCCCTTGAGGAAGCTGACCTTGTTCTTCTTGTGCTCAATAGTTCTGAACCTTTGACTGACCAAGACCGTGCACTCTTGGAACTTAGCAAAGATAGTAACCGCATTATTCTTCTTAATAAAACGGATTTACCAGAAAAAATCGAAGCTGACCAGTTGCCAGATGATGTCATTCGCATTTCCGTTCTTAAAAATCAAAATATCGACGTGATTGAAGAACGTATTAACCAACTTTTCTTCGATAATGCTGGTATTGTTGAAAAAGATGCAACTTATCTTTCAAATGCTCGCCATATTTCATTGATTGAAAAAGCGGTGCAAAGTTTGCAAGCCGTCAATGAAGGGCTTGAACTAGGAATGCCTGTTGATCTTCTTCAAATTGATTTAACACGTTGCTGGGAAATTCTCGGTGAAATCACAGGTGATGCAGCACCTGATGAATTAATCACAAAACTCTTTAGCCAATTCTGTCTGGGGAAATAA
- the rpiA gene encoding ribose-5-phosphate isomerase RpiA yields the protein MEKLKKMAGVTAAQYVKDGMVVGLGTGSTAYFFVEEIGRRMKEEGLKVVGVTTSSQTTAQAEGLGIPLKAVDDIDVIDVTVDGADEVDTNFNGIKGGGGALLMEKIVATPTKEYIWVVDESKMVDKLGAFKLPVEVVQYGADRIFREFEKKGYKPSYRMTNGERFVTDMKNYIIDLDLGVIENPVELGKELKAMVGVVEHGLFNGMVNKVIVAGKDGVNILEAK from the coding sequence ATGGAAAAACTCAAAAAAATGGCTGGTGTCACAGCCGCTCAGTACGTCAAAGATGGTATGGTTGTCGGACTTGGAACAGGCTCAACAGCATACTTTTTTGTTGAAGAAATTGGTCGCCGCATGAAAGAAGAAGGACTCAAAGTTGTCGGCGTAACAACTTCAAGCCAAACAACTGCACAAGCAGAAGGGCTTGGGATTCCTTTGAAAGCTGTTGATGATATTGATGTTATCGATGTTACCGTTGACGGTGCAGATGAAGTTGACACTAACTTCAACGGTATCAAAGGCGGTGGTGGCGCCCTTCTTATGGAAAAAATCGTTGCCACACCAACCAAAGAATATATCTGGGTTGTTGACGAATCAAAAATGGTCGATAAACTCGGTGCCTTCAAATTGCCAGTCGAAGTGGTTCAATATGGTGCAGACCGTATTTTCCGTGAGTTTGAGAAAAAAGGTTACAAACCATCATATCGCATGACAAACGGCGAACGCTTTGTGACTGATATGAAAAATTATATCATCGACCTTGACCTTGGCGTTATTGAAAATCCTGTCGAACTTGGCAAAGAATTGAAAGCCATGGTCGGTGTTGTTGAACATGGTCTCTTCAACGGTATGGTCAATAAAGTTATCGTTGCAGGTAAAGACGGTGTCAACATTTTAGAAGCTAAATAA
- a CDS encoding Crp/Fnr family transcriptional regulator: protein MLSSEVIRISKEKILQEFYALGTRFEVPKNALINTTVCQEKITHVYLLESGIVSLSSITPQGQTIIYQYFSQPGFLNIVPLLTRFYLGYENDMTVDLTAKTACVIYRLTVETFMAKLAEPLVKDLIIQTVLADYVTVMEKIRDSGEDSTKVNLYRFITQHASQDETGAYILDDFFTYTEIGNYLQVHEVTIARLMSELKRENIIAKQGKTLCIIDMNALERLK, encoded by the coding sequence ATGTTAAGTAGTGAGGTGATAAGAATTAGTAAAGAAAAGATTTTACAAGAATTTTATGCCTTAGGCACACGATTTGAAGTGCCTAAAAATGCTTTGATTAATACAACGGTTTGCCAAGAAAAGATAACCCATGTTTATTTGCTAGAATCAGGAATTGTTTCTTTGAGTTCTATAACGCCTCAAGGACAAACGATTATTTACCAATATTTTTCACAGCCTGGTTTTTTAAATATCGTTCCATTATTAACACGATTTTATCTAGGGTATGAAAATGACATGACGGTTGATTTGACAGCAAAGACTGCCTGTGTCATTTATCGATTGACTGTTGAGACTTTCATGGCAAAATTAGCAGAGCCGTTGGTGAAAGACCTTATCATTCAAACGGTTTTAGCAGATTATGTGACTGTTATGGAGAAAATTCGTGATAGTGGTGAGGATTCTACAAAGGTTAATTTGTACCGTTTTATCACACAGCATGCGAGCCAAGATGAAACTGGAGCTTATATATTAGACGACTTTTTTACTTACACAGAAATCGGTAATTATTTGCAAGTTCACGAAGTGACTATAGCTCGCTTGATGAGTGAATTAAAAAGAGAAAATATCATTGCAAAACAAGGTAAAACACTCTGTATTATAGATATGAACGCCTTAGAACGGCTGAAATGA